One window of Scheffersomyces stipitis CBS 6054 chromosome 1, whole genome shotgun sequence genomic DNA carries:
- the SSN6 gene encoding glucose repression mediator protein (General repressor of transcription (with Tup1p) mediates glucose repression (CYC8)), whose protein sequence is MSMSLNKPLNGSLHHVHHSPSLTQHELSQQQQPMLAPPPPGSVAPPPPPPSAAAAAAAAAASVGAPNILSETTAATWLAIGSLAESLGDIDKALASYDSALRHSPNNPEALIKLANIYRSKDVFFKAAELYEQALNYNPENGETWGLLGHCYLMLDDLQRAYAAYQRALYYLDNPNVPKLWHGIGILYDRYGSLEYAEEAFVRVLELDPNFDKANEIYFRLGIIYKHQGKLQSALECFQYILNNPPHPLTQPDVWFQIGSVLEQQKDWVGAKDAYEKVLQVNPQHAKVLQQLGCLYSQAESSPSTPSQNGSGAAQPFQQDLNIALKYLMQSLEIDNSDAHSWYYLGRVHMIRGDFNAAYEAFQQAVNRDSRNPTFWCSIGVLYYQISQYRDALDAYTRAIRLNPYISEVWYDLGTLYETCNNQISDALDAYRQAERLDPGNPHIKARLDQLIKYQQEGNTHPPQPPPVSQQPRLPQGMVLESSQQQQQQQPQQSQQPAQPSLQPQPQQQQQPQQSQQSHQPAPPHLLGNQPGSLPPPPPQQVQQISQPPPPVPALQQLPPQQQQHLQRAPTPPQVQPLQRLPGNIEQPIQQFPPVTAPQRPATELAPANGKHDLEEKLDNPVIKKLSSERVSPRPAHNSLNSLMNAAASVEQAEVKTNGDIKQEAPHPQHPVVSQATPVAPAPPVEAAPAVASVEPVQPKAPTVAAENAPAPPQAPVAPIQNQAGTPAVTVLASAPPVAPAPAPVPASEPSPANGAAPENAPVAVPQFSSNVTGKEEQKDTSSNGNEEEEVEEKKDEVVEPPMRKVEEDENYDDE, encoded by the coding sequence ATGCTGATGAGTCTAAATAAACCCCTCAACGGCCTGCTCCACCATGTCCACCACTCGCCCAGCTTGACCCAACACGAGTTATcgcaacagcaacagcctATGCTAGCACCACCTCCTCCAGGCTCTGTGGCTCCCccaccaccacctccactggctgctgctgctgccgcCGCTGCTGCAGCTTCTGTCGGAGCTCCCAATATCCTCAGCGAGACGACGGCAGCTACGTGGCTTGCTATTGGTTCACTTGCAGAGTCGCTTGGCGACATCGATAAGGCTCTAGCTTCGTACGACTCGGCTCTAAGACACTCGCCCAACAATCCCGAGGCACTCATCAAACTCGCCAACATCTACCGCTCCAAAGAcgttttcttcaaggctgCTGAGCTCTACGAACAGGCACTTAACTATAATCCTGAGAACGGTGAAACCTGGGGACTCTTGGGCCATTGTTACTTGATGCTCGACGACTTGCAAAGAGCCTATGCCGCTTACCAAAGGGCTCTTTACTACTTGGACAACCCCAATGTGCCCAAATTGTGGCACGGAATCGGAATCTTATACGACCGTTACGGCTCTCTTGAGTATGCCGAAGAAGCCTTTGTCAGAGTCTTGGAGTTGGACCCCAATTTCGACAAGGCCAACGAGATCTACTTCCGTTTGGGAATCATTTACAAGCACCAAGGAAAGTTGCAACTGGCTCTTGAGTGTTTCCAGtacatcttgaacaacccACCCCATCCATTGACTCAGCCAGATGTCTGGTTCCAGATCGGCTCAGTCTTGGAACAGCAGAAGGACTGGGTAGGAGCCAAAGATGCCTATGAAAAAGTACTCCAGGTCAATCCACAGCACGCTAAGGTGTTGCAGCAATTGGGCTGTTTATACTCACAGGCAGAATCGAGCCCTTCTACACCTTCACAAAATGGATCTGGCGCGGCTCAACCGTTCCAGCAAGACTTGAACATTGCACTCAAGTACTTGATGCAATCGTTGGAAATCGACAATAGCGATGCTCATTCCTGGTACTACTTGGGCCGTGTCCACATGATCCGAGGCGATTTCAATGCTGCTTACGAAGCGTTCCAACAGGCCGTGAATCGCGATCTGAGAAACCCCACATTCTGGTGTCTGATTGGTGTTCTCTATTACCAGATCTCACAGTATAGGGACGCTCTTGATGCCTACACTCGTGCCATTCGTTTGAATCCATACATTTCTGAGGTTTGGTACGATTTGGGAACCTTGTACGAAACATGCAACAACCAGATCTCAGACGCTCTCGATGCCTATAGACAGGCAGAGCGTTTGGATCCAGGCAATCCTCACATCAAGGCTAGATTGGATCAACTTATCAAGTACCAACAGGAGGGTAACACCCATCCTCCACAACCTCCTCCAGTTAGCCAACAGCCTAGATTGCCTCAAGGAATGGTTTTGGAGAGTAGccaacagcagcagcaacaacaacccCAGCAATCTCAGCAACCTGCGCAACCTTCTTTACAACCTCAacctcaacaacagcagcagccaCAACAATCCCAACAATCTCACCAGCCTGCTCCCCCACACTTGCTAGGTAACCAACCAGGTCTGTTGcctccacctccaccacAACAGGTTCAACAGATTTCGCAACCACCTCCACCTGTTCCAgctcttcaacaacttccaccacaacaacagcaacatcttcaaagagCTCCCACTCCTCCACAAGTACAGCCTTTACAGAGACTTCCTGGAAACATAGAACAGCctattcaacaatttcctCCAGTGACGGCGCCACAGCGTCCAGCCACTGAACTTGCTCCAGCAAACGGAAAACacgacttggaagagaaaCTCGACAATCCTGTCATCAAAAAATTATCTTCAGAAAGAGTTTCTCCAAGACCTGCTCACAACAGCTTGAACTCTCTTATGAACGCAGCTGCTTCTGTAGAACAAGCCGAGGTAAAAACGAATGGAGATATAAAACAGGAAGCTCCACATCCTCAACATCCAGTAGTTCTGCAAGCTACTCCAGTTGCTCCTGCACCTCCTGTTGAAGCTGCACCAGCTGTTGCTTCAGTTGAACCAGTTCAGCCAAAGGCTCCAACTGTAGCAGCTGAAAATGCACCAGCACCACCACAAGCACCAGTTGCTCCTATTCAAAACCAAGCAGGGACTCCAGCTGTGACTGTTTTGGCATCTGCTCCTCCTGTGGCACCCGCACCAGCACCAGTGCCAGCATCTGAACCTTCCCCTGCTAACGGTGCAGCTCCAGAAAATGCCCCGGTAGCTGTTCCTCAGTTTTCTTCTAATGTCACTGGCAAGGAAGAACAAAAGGATACATCTAGCAATGgcaacgaagaagaggaagtagaagagaagaaggacgAAGTAGTAGAACCTCCAATgagaaaagttgaagaagacgaaaacTACGATGACGAATAG
- a CDS encoding predicted protein — translation MSSSHSKGSPYGAKITAIEELDKGNWIQTRKIKYQDPHGNDRLWEMAIRTTRSETTNVDAVSIIAILEKEGRDREVVLIKQFRPPTGKVVLELPAGLIDPKESIASTAVRELIEETGYYGTFARESVAVFSDPGLTNANMVLAYVDVDLSDPRNKNPKAELEDGEFIEMFHLPLKGLLGKLEELVEKEGCTVDARLYHFAVGLDIAQSL, via the coding sequence ATGTCGTCATCTCATTCAAAGGGTTCTCCTTACGGTGCCAAAATCACTGCCATTGAAGAGTTAGACAAGGGCAACTGGATTCAGACCAGAAAGATCAAATACCAGGATCCCCACGGAAACGATCGACTCTGGGAAATGGCCATTAGAACTACCAGATCTGAAACTACCAATGTCGATGCTGTATCAATCATAGCTATTTtggaaaaagaaggaagagatcGTGAAGTTGTACTTATCAAACAATTCCGCCCGCCCACTGGTAAAGTTGTTCTAGAACTTCCAGCAGGGCTCATAGACCCAAAAGAATCGATAGCCAGCACTGCTGTCAGAGAattgattgaagaaacaggCTACTACGGCACTTTTGCTAGGGAATCTGTTGCTGTTTTCAGCGACCCAGGCTTGACCAATGCTAATATGGTGTTGGCATACGTAGATGTAGATCTCTCAGATCCCAGAAATAAGAACCCTAAAGCAGAATTGGAGGACGGCGAGTTCATCGAAATGTTCCACTTACCTTTGAAAGGCCTATTGggcaagttggaagaattggtaGAAAAGGAAGGTTGTACAGTAGATGCCAGATTGTACCATTTCGCTGTTGGGTTGGATATCGCTCAAAGTCTCTAG
- a CDS encoding predicted protein, producing MTARTGNVGIALLPEHIVDFILSLLHDDDLEELALSNGPFQKLARKRYVKAREHIYISSGWIDQVDEIRNARLDGSMYWMTEKEFTRYIEDFPEAKFFLRSAAQDFLKIVGIIDFDCVQKIEIFFSTHFPIDELPDYLELIRSLPFLVVIGLDIYSDFHEVYHDMEFPPNVVGIYTSHDRSDWCTSFDTLFVLSIQDGEFQGSNFPSNLVILHLGSMSNINSLALPSTLKELGLADVENLDISHLINLRSLVIKFTDLTGFDSWKFPVNIKSLQMKFCENINSCSKIHELIELVNFDIEGGSRGKPLLDIKFPKTLLKLRIRGYEVKEGFVFPPRLKSLSLESAGILQNVQFPENLIELDIFSTRFSNLPEDNNPIYPFSQKRLLKLSFGYAPGSFLLGINDNLKDLKINCSNIQVLDQIERFKSLECLTVEGSSTGQFTRKLFHELNFPPRLKELNLLVMQSSDNDFETYPEDYSCVEDDMKFVIDYRFKLPSELKRIHIRGHGLAIGSGYEFPIGLRALGLRELAILDKSITFDYMTDLRKLDLYGTNIELSDESKYPKSLDELIVSSKQFVSLTNTQYEEIGPLFWFLEIEKGNILIRALHMIPCDY from the coding sequence ATGACTGCTAGGACTGGCAACGTGGGTATTGCCTTGCTTCCTGAACACatcgttgatttcattCTCAGTTTGCTTCATGATGATGATTTGGAAGAACTAGCGTTGTCCAATGGACCATTCCAAAAGCTCgcaagaaaaagatatGTTAAGGCTCGTGAACATATATACATATCTTCTGGATGGATTGACCAGGTTGATGAGATTAGAAATGCTCGTTTGGATGGAAGTATGTACTGGATGACAGAGAAAGAGTTTACGAGAtatattgaagatttccCAGAAGCAAAATTCTTCCTAAGGTCAGCGGCacaagatttcttgaagatagtTGGTATCATAGATTTTGATTGTGTTCAGAAAATCGAAATATTCTTCTCCACTCATTTTCCAATAGACGAACTACCAGACTACTTGGAACTAATTAGGAGCTTACCTTTCTTAGTTGTAATTGGTTTGGATATTTATTCAGATTTCCATGAGGTATACCACGATATGGAGTTTCCGCCGAACGTGGTAGGCATATACACTAGTCATGATCGCAGTGACTGGTGCACTTCTTTTGATACATTGTTCGTACTTTCAATTCAAGACGGTGAGTTTCAAGGGAGCAATTTTCCAAGCAACCTTGTCATCTTACATTTAGGTTCAATGAGCAACATCAATTCGTTGGCTCTTCCGAGTACGTTAAAAGAGTTAGGTCTTGCCGATGTAGAGAATCTAGATATTTCGCACTTGATAAATTTACGAAGCTTGGTGATAAAGTTTACAGACTTGACTGGCTTCGATTCTTGGAAATTTCCTGTTAATATTAAATCTTTGCAAATGAAGTTCTGTGAGAATATAAATAGTTGTTCGAAGATCCATGAACTTATAGAGTTGGTCAATTTTGACATCGAGGGAGGGTCAAGAGGGAAACCGTTATTAGACATCAAGTTCCCAAAGACTTTGTTAAAGCTAAGGATAAGAGGATACGAAGTCAAAGAAGGCTTTGTATTCCCGCCTCGGCTTAAATCTTTATCCCTCGAATCGGCTGGCATTTTACAAAACGTGCAATTCCCAGAGAATTTAATTGAGTTGGATATTTTCAGTACAAGATTCCTGAATTTACCTGAAGATAATAATCCTATATACCCATTTTCTCAAAAACGattattgaaattgtcGTTTGGGTATGCACCtggttctttcttgttggGAATAAACGACAACTTGAAAGACCTAAAAATTAATTGCTCGAATATTCAAGTATTAGATCAAATAGAACGCTTCAAATCTTTGGAGTGCTTGACagttgaaggaagttcAACTGGTCAGTTTACCAGAAAACTATTCCACGAGTTAAACTTTCCGCCCAGACTTAAAGAGTTGAATCTTTTAGTAATGCAATCTAGCGATAATGACTTCGAAACTTATCCTGAAGATTATTCTTGTGTGGAAGATGATATGAAGTTCGTGATAGACTATAGATTCAAGTTACCATCAGAGCTAAAAAGAATTCATATTCGGGGACATGGATTGGCAATTGGTAGTGGATATGaatttccaattggttTACGAGCACTTGGTCTAAGAGAGTTGGCTATTTTGGACAAGCTGATTACATTTGACTACATGACAGATCTTAGGAAACTAGACTTGTACGGCACCAATATCGAACTTCTGGATGAATCAAAGTATCCGAAGAGCTTGGATGAGTTAATTGTGTCTTCGAAGCAGTTCGTATCCCTTACCAACACCCAATATGAGGAAATAGGACCCTTGTTTTGGTTTTTAGAAATCGAAAAAGGAAATATTCTTATTAGGGCCCTTCATATGATTCCGTGCGACTACTGA
- the NUO20 gene encoding NADH-ubiquinone oxidoreductase has product MFSLSRRAFVAAKPVSSSVARAVAVRYISSKDLTPKALPTDFPLMSEKTASSPIDYALTSLDSIANWARKSSFWPVTFGLACCAVEMMHVSTPRYDQDRLGIIFRASPRQSDIMIVAGTVTNKMAPALRQVYDQMPDPRWVISMGSCANGGGYYHYSYSVVRGCDRIVPVDIYVPGCPPTAEALMYGVFQLQKKMMKTRITRLWYRS; this is encoded by the coding sequence ATGTTCTCGTTGTCCAGAAGAGCCTTCGTGGCCGCAAAGCCCGTGTCTAGCTCCGTAGCAAGGGCCGTAGCTGTTCGTTACATAAGCTCCAAAGACTTGACTCCCAAGGCTTTACCTACAGACTTCCCATTAATGTCAGAAAAAACTGCCTCCAGTCCCATCGACTACGCCTTGACGTCGTTGGACTCGATTGCTAACTGGGCCAGAAAGTCGTCATTCTGGCCAGTGACTTTCGGTTTGGCTTGTTGTGCTGTGGAAATGATGCACGTCTCCACTCCCAGATACGATCAGGATAGATTGGGTATTATTTTCAGAGCATCGCCACGTCAGTCCGATATCATGATTGTAGCCGGAACTGTCACCAATAAGATGGCCCCAGCCTTGAGACAAGTGTACGATCAAATGCCAGACCCAAGATGGGTCATCTCCATGGGCTCGTGTGCCAATGGTGGAGGCTACTACCACTACTCATATTCCGTTGTCAGAGGCTGTGATAGAATCGTCCCTGTGGACATTTACGTTCCAGGTTGTCCTCCTACTGCTGAAGCATTGATGTACGGTGTTTTCCAgttacagaagaagatgatgaagaccAGAATCACCAGATTGTGGTACAGATCGTAG
- a CDS encoding histone H3: MARTKQTARKSTGGKAPRKQLASKAARKSAPVSGGVKKPHRYKPGTVALREIRRFQKSTELLIRKLPFQRLVREIAQDFKSDLRFQSSAIGALQEAVEAYLVSLFEDTNLCAIHAKRVTIQKKDIQLARRLRGERS; encoded by the coding sequence ATGGCCAGAACTAAGCAAACAGCCAGAAAGTCTACCGGTGGTAAGGCCCCCAGAAAGCAATTAGCCTCCAAGGCTGCCAGAAAGTCTGCTCCAGTCTCTGGTGGTGTCAAGAAACCTCACAGATATAAGCCAGGTACCGTCGCCTTGAGagaaatcagaagattcCAGAAGTCTACTGAACTCTTGATCAGAAAGTTGCCATTCCAGAGATTGGTCAGAGAAATCGCCCAGGACTTCAAGTCCGACTTGAGATTCCAGTCCTCCGCTATTGGTGCTTTGCAAGAAGCTGTCGAAGCCTACTTGGTCTCCTTGTTCGAAGACACCAACTTGTGTGCCATCCACGCCAAGAGAGTCACTATCCAGAAGAAGGACATCCAGTTGGCCAGAAGATTGAGAGGCGAAAGATCCTAG
- the NGR1 gene encoding negative growth regulatory protein (Negative growth regulatory protein NGR1 (RNA-binding protein RBP1)): MSYLQDQEYHPGHPAIENDENHSSTAASGPKPPKATITGPTKIPVNANTTTSSTASHQHQQEQEILSSFAIPNPPISTQQSSVAAEKDQTGSDNSGEVQSPRTLWMGDLDPWLDENGIADLWWKILQKRVTVKIIKPKTSKPDITYQGLSHSGYCFVEFESFEDAQLALGLNGQLLPDIAMPSQQHFPNNPDNQKKYFRLNWASGATLSAPIIQSPEYSLFVGDLSASTTEAHLLAFFQKNFPASIKTVRVMTDPVSGKSRCFGFVRFTDESERQRALVEMNGVWFGGRPLRVALATPRNVNRNKFQNQNHQGNPVNFYGGGGDSQQEMVYMQPPPPQMRVESPYAYYGNPQVPPSGSGAPYDIPGDVDRGGLDPGTGMGTIKSPMQSPGVQPQPYTDPNNTTVFVGGLSSEVTESTLFTLFKPFGIIQQVKIPPGKNCGFIKYSTREEAEEAIAAMQGFIIGGNRVRLSWGRVSMNNKKFQQQQQQVAHAAQMQAAAALSMGMDPSSAIAAAAAAAAAGGYPPPMGAPPQMGGMPPLGIHPAMPPGAGAFQSPMSQGQGGSEGYDKGQSDRSTSFDESTSNPSISPYYIPMPPPPGAEYSLPPHPHPPSQEALIKAMGNIDLGGGPERADGADQMYLNAPYMGPPRYAGGYPLPGEMQYQQFIPHPGPEEPQEKQPLPEEDDDGDNEEK; the protein is encoded by the coding sequence ATGTCGTACTTGCAGGACCAGGAGTACCACCCTGGCCATCCGGCCATTGAAAACGACGAGAACCACTCCAGCACAGCCGCATCCGGCCCCAAGCCCCCGAAAGCAACCATAACTGGTCCGACAAAGATACCAGTGAATGCCAATACGACTACCTCTAGCACTGCTAGccaccaacaccaacagGAACAGGAAATTCTCTCCAGTTTTGCCATTCCCAACCCTCCGATTTCGACCCAGCAGTCGAGCGTAGCTGCAGAAAAGGATCAGACCGGCTCCGATAACTCCGGAGAGGTACAGTCGCCGCGGACTTTGTGGATGGGAGACTTGGATCCATGGCTCGACGAAAACGGCATTGCCGACTTGTGGTGGAAAATCCTCCAGAAACGGGTTACCGTCAAGATCATCAAGCCAAAGACGTCCAAACCCGATATCACGTACCAGGGTCTTTCCCATTCTGGCTATTGCTTTGTAGAATTCGAGTCTTTTGAAGATGCCCAGCTAGCCCTTGGACTAAATGGCCAATTGCTTCCAGACATCGCCATGCCGTCACAACAACATTTCCCCAATAACCCCGAtaaccagaagaagtacttTCGGTTGAACTGGGCAAGCGGAGCTACGTTGAGTGCACCCATAATTCAGAGTCCGGAGTACTCGTTGTTTGTAGGAGACCTTTCTGCCTCTACGACAGAAGCACATTTACTAGCattcttccagaagaacTTCCCAGCCTCTATCAAGACGGTGAGAGTGATGACAGATCCGGTTTCAGGCAAATCGCGCTGTTTTGGTTTTGTCAGGTTTACAGACGAGTCTGAAAGGCAGAGAGCATTGGTGGAAATGAATGGTGTCTGGTTTGGAGGTAGACCTCTCCGTGTAGCTTTGGCCACACCTAGAAATGtcaacagaaacaagttccagaaccagaaccacCAAGGAAACCCAGTCAACTTTTATGGTGGTGGCGGTGACTCTCAGCAGGAGATGGTATATATGCAGCCACCCCCTCCTCAGATGAGAGTCGAGCTGCCCTATGCTTACTACGGCAATCCGCAAGTTCCTCcttctggctctggagCTCCTTATGACATACCAGGAGATGTAGATCGAGGAGGACTTGATCCTGGAACTGGTATGGGAACTATAAAGTCTCCTATGCAATCGCCTGGTGTTCAGCCTCAGCCATATACCGATCCAAATAACACAACAGTGTTTGTGGGAGGGCTTTCTTCAGAGGTAACCGAGTCAACTTTGTTTACTCTTTTCAAGCCATTTGGAATCATCCAGCAAGTGAAGATTCCTCCTGGCAAGAACTGCGGTTTTATCAAGTACTCCACGCGTGAAGAGGCTGAAGAGGCCATAGCCGCGATGCAGGGCTTCATCATCGGTGGAAACAGGGTCAGACTCAGCTGGGGCAGAGTATCTATGAATAATAAGAAGttccagcagcaacagcagcaagtAGCGCATGCTGCGCAGATGCAAGCTGCGGCGGCATTGTCAATGGGAATGGATCCATCCAGTGCTATTgcggcagcagcagccgCCGCTGCTGCTGGGGGCTATCCTCCTCCAATGGGAGCTCCTCCACAGATGGGTGGCATGCCTCCCTTGGGAATACACCCTGCCATGCCCCCTGGAGCTGGGGCTTTCCAATCTCCGATGTCGCAGGGACAGGGAGGTTCTGAAGGCTACGATAAGGGACAGAGTGATCGTTCTACTTCATTTGACGAATCTACCAGTAATCCCAGTATTTCTCCGTACTACATTCCCATGCCCCCACCACCTGGAGCTGAGTACAGCTTGCCTCCACATCCTCATCCACCTTCTCAGGAAGCATTGATCAAGGCTATGGGCAACATCGATCTCGGTGGAGGGCCCGAGAGAGCAGACGGTGCCGACCAGATGTACTTGAATGCACCTTATATGGGTCCTCCTCGGTACGCTGGTGGATATCCACTCCCAGGAGAAATGCAATATCAGCAGTTTATTCCTCATCCTGGACCAGAAGAGCCTCAAGAAAAACAGCCATTACCAGAAGAGGATGACGATGGCGATAACGAAGAGAAATAA